Proteins encoded in a region of the Toxorhynchites rutilus septentrionalis strain SRP unplaced genomic scaffold, ASM2978413v1 HiC_scaffold_9, whole genome shotgun sequence genome:
- the LOC129782467 gene encoding uncharacterized protein K02A2.6-like: protein MDADVENYVKGCRGCTLVAAPDPPETMSRSQLPSYPWHTLAVDFLGPLPDGQSLFVVIDYYSRFIEVCEMESTTANDVIRELAIMFGRFGIPSFIRADNAPQFSAECTELKEFCESTGFKIVNTIPYWPQSNGEVERQNRSILKRLRIAQELGLDWRKELRDYILTYHSTKHPSTGKPPGELMFGRRIKSKVPSIMIFNEDGAVRERDAVVKQKGKEYGDGKRKAKSSKIKEGDTVLAKRMRKSNKLDTNFSNEEYIVQSKVGSDTIIKSTSSGKEYRRNSAHLKKVLVSVEHKDLEDPQDGSVSEPQVRDDDPIDPSSAGVHMKRIRKAPSKYDDYIAH, encoded by the coding sequence ATGGATGCAGATGTTGAGAACTACGTAAAAGGCTGTAGAGGATGCACTCTTGTGGCAGCACCAGATCCACCGGAAACTATGTCGCGCAGTCAACTTCCGTCATATCCTTGGCACACACTGGCGGTAGATTTTCTTGGTCCATTGCCGGATGGACAAAGTCTGTTCGTAGTGATTGACTATTATTCTAGATTTATCGAGGTTTGCGAGATGGAGTCCACCACAGCAAACGATGTGATTAGAGAACTGGCTATTATGTTCGGAAGGTTCGGCATCCCATCGTTTATTAGGGCAGATAATGCTCCTCAGTTTAGTGCTGAGTGCACAGAGTTAAAAGAGTTTTGTGAGTCAACTGGATTCAAAATTGTGAATACAATCCCTTACTGGCCCCAGTCGAACGGAGAGGTAGAGCGGCAGAATAGATCAATTCTGAAACGACTCCGTATCGCACAGGAGTTGGGTCTGGATTGGAGAAAGGAATTGCGTGATTACATATTGACGTATCATTCGACGAAGCATCCATCTACAGGGAAACCACCGGGAGAACTTATGTTTGGAAGGCGCATCAAAAGCAAGGTACCATCGATCATGATCTTCAACGAGGATGGCGCAGTACGTGAGCGTGATGCAGTGGTAAAACAAAAAGGAAAGGAATATGGAGATGGTAAGCGAAAGGCCAAAAGCTCCAAAATTAAGGAGGGTGATACGGTACTGGCGAAACGTATGCGGAAGAGTAATAAGCTGGATACTAACTTCAGTAACGAGGAGTACATCGTGCAGAgcaaagttggatctgatacaATTATAAAATCTACAAGCTCTGGTAAAGAGTACAGGCGAAACTCAGCTCATTTGAAGAAAGTATTAGTCAGCGTTGAACATAAAGATTTAGAGGATCCGCAAGATGGCTCCGTTTCCGAGCCACAGGTCCGAGATGATGATCCTATCGATCCTTCTTCTGCAGGAGTACACATGAAAAGAATACGAAAAGCTCCCAGTAAATATGATGATTATATTGCTCATTAA